The following proteins come from a genomic window of Scomber japonicus isolate fScoJap1 chromosome 4, fScoJap1.pri, whole genome shotgun sequence:
- the zgc:103759 gene encoding U8 snoRNA-decapping enzyme, whose translation MASGQLSRAEALACAGCRHACHVMLYSDTKTQLFGKIPIKHIILMQMRFDGLLGFPGGLVNPAEETLEAGLGRELLEELGVAIPVSIEDHVDSCYAPASSRLITHFYVKKMEEEQIREVERAAASTATDHGQEVLGMVRVPLYVTKGGGGLSSFLSHSFIGNARSQLVDALLRFNLVAPEELHKVLACSLKTHAHTAEDLQAALALTEAKRKRF comes from the exons ATGGCGAGTGGACAGCTGTCGAGGGCGGAGGCATTGGCGTGTGCAGGCTGCAGGCATGCATGCCACGTGATGCTCTACTCTGACACCAAAACTCAGCTGTTTGGAAAAATCCCCATTAAACATATCATACTG ATGCAGATGCGCTTTGATGGTCTGCTGGGTTTCCCTGGCGG CCTCGTTAACCCAGCGGAGGAGACCCTGGAGGCAGGACTGGGCAGGGAGTTGCTGGAGGAGCTGGGTGTGGCTATTCCTGTATCGATAGAAGATCATGTGGACTCTTGCTATGCCCCTGCATCCTCCCGTCTTATCACTCACTTCTATGtgaagaagatggaggaggagcagattAGGGAGGTGGAGAGAGCAGCTGCATCCACAGCAACAGATCACGGGCAGGAG GTTCTGGGAATGGTCAGAGTCCCGCTCTACGTCACAAAAGGCGGGGGAggcctttcttctttcctgtcgCACTCGTTCATCGGCAATGCTCGCTCCCAGCTGGTGGACGCTCTGCTGCGCTTCAACCTGGTGGCTCCTGAGGAATTACACAAAGTTCTGGCGTGTTCCCTGAAGACACACGCTCACACTGCAGAGGACCTGCAAGCAGCACTCGCGCTGACGGAGGCGAAGAGGAAACGGTTTTGA